CCGATTGGAATTTCTTGCACTGACCTCCGGACGTCGACATTGCTCTGGCGTAATGGAGGGAGGCAGAAGCACCAAAGAAAAAGCGAAGAGTATGCTCCTTCGGTATGATGGAAGGAGGCGGCAATGGACGGGGGATCAATAAGATAAGGGGAGCTGGCCACCGGTGGGGAGATCAACAACGTGAGGGGATTGTGTTAGATGGTAAGGAGAAAAGAGAGCGGACCAACTTGAGGGGATCAGCGATTGGAGACGAGCAGCAAAGCAGGGGGCACACGATCGTGTTGGAAGTCGGGGGAGCGCACGATGGATGTTCGGTGATCAGGGTAAGAGAGAAGAGAGTTTATGCTCGTTTAAATATCAAAAAGGTAATTAGATAATTTTATCGTATTTGAGTAGCTCCTTCTAGCTAAAGTTTCAAATGAAAAGTagtttttatttaaaattgaaaggAGAAGTTCCTTTTAACTTTGAAGTGAAACGAAGATTTTTCTCTAGTTCCCTCTATTTTTAGATACTTATCAGATATTTCTTGAGTCAGTCGCACCAGACAACTTCATAATAAGTCATTTTCATTGTATTACATTATACCGTAGTAATTGCACCAATATTCTCATACTACATGTGGCATGATAAATATTGTTGGAGTGCATGTGACAATTCTTGCTATTTTAAAAGAACAAATCTAAGTTTCATAACATCACTACATCagttatatataataattattaaaataataattaatttagcGATGTAAATGATTGCAGCCCTTGCCATTGTCGGTTGCTTGTCCTGCTGGCCTGCTCGCTGCTTTGTCAACCTTCTGGGGAACCCATGGTTACTTCACCTGGACACGGACGAGTCGGCTCATAATTAAAGTTTAAGGAGAGACTTGGTCTCCCATCTTCTGCCGTTGACTCGTTTGCGGCATCATCAGAGAATATAATGCAATGCCGCGATAATATCCATTGAACGGACCAACACGACAAGGTCCAAAAACTTGGCTGCTCGCTCGTATCGTTGATCCCCACAGTGGGTAAACATCGTGCATGCGACCTCGGAGGCGGAGAGGTTGAAGTTGGTGCGCTGTTTTTAACGCGAgaaatctttctcttttttttgtgatACAGGAGAAATCTATTTTTCATTGGTGGAAGCCGTGCACCAAACGAGCAAGAAGTTTTGAACATGATATTTAAGGCATGGAAGACAAAAAGCAAGGTAACATTGATGCACACCAAACAAAAACCGGCAAATGTTTAGGCCACGAACAGCGAGATCTctctctaccaaaaaaaaaccaacgagatctctctctctctctctttgcggGAGCAACGACCGTTTCAATCATCCTTCCTCTGTTTCCGCCAcgcctctctctccccctccttaACACCTTCCGTTCTCcacatttttctcctttttttttcccctttccttctctctctttctccattccgaccctcctcctccctctctctctcttgtaagTTAGCGTCCTTTGAGAGGAAAACGAAACAGAGAAGGAAAAAGTAGGGGAAATGGAGAAGGCCCAACCTCTTCCTCCTCAGAAATCCAACAGCTTCTCCTCCTCCAGCAGGGAAGAGAAGCTCCGAGAATCCAACAGGAGCCTCTCCTTTGGTGCCATCAAGCTAGAAGATAGACACCAGAAGAAGGAGACAGATTACAACAGGGAGGACCGGATAAAGGAAGGGAAGGAGATTAATGCGGACGAGAAGCAGGAGGAAAAGGAGGAAGCAACCAAGGAGAACTTCCAAGAGGCCGAACCCAACTTCATTGCCATCTCTGAGGAGATTGATCATTTCCTCGCCATCCTTGTCAGCCTCCAAGATGCTCAGTTTCAAATCTCCGAGCCGCCCGAGCTCCCAGAGTCGAACATCGAGACGTTCATCGCCATGTTGGAGATGGAGATCGCCACGTATGAGTCCGGCGAGCAGAAATGGTCTCCTGACCACGACGAGATCTGCCTCCTCGATGCCTTCAATCGACTCCACAAGCTGACATCCGCGCTCACACCACTCTCGTCCAACGCCAAGTATAACCATGCCATGAATCGCACCGGCAGTGCCCTCCACCACGCCATGGCCTTCCTCGAAGACGAATTCTTTTCACTCCTCGACGAGAATTCCCGGGCAAAGCAGCAGGATCCGGGCAGCGCCAGCTCGAAGACCAAGCGGCCGCCATCTTTCAGCCGACCGCAGCAACAACCACAACAACAACACGAACAAGACCGGTGCATTCTGCCCTCAGCCGAATCCAGCACCCATGAAGATTCCCCGACATATCCACCGGATGTCGTCGAGAGATTACGCGGCATCGCCGCGGCGATGATCTCCGCCGGGTATGTGACCGAGTGCAGCGAGGTGTTCGCCGTTGCTCGGCACAATGCCTTCTATGCGGGCCTGTCCAGCCTCGGATTTGAGAAGATCGGCATCGATGATGTGCAAAAAATGGCTTGGGATTCTCTGGAGGGAGAGATCGCGACGTGGATCCGGGCGTTCCGGCATTCCATCACCGTCTCATTCCCCAGCGAGCGCGAGCTCTTCGATATAGTCTTCTCCGGCCACCAAGAGATAGCCAACAGCCTCTTCAGCGACTTGGCCCTCCGTGCAGTCTTTCAGCTCCTCAATTTTGCGGAGGCCGTCGCCATGACGAAGCGCTCCACGGAGAAGCTCTTCAAGATGCTCGACATATATGAGAGCTTGAGGGACTTGATGCCCACCATCGACGCCATTCTCTCTGTTGAAGCGAACGAGGAGGAGGAGTCAGCCTCCTCGCCGGCAATGGATCTCAAGTCGGAGATCTCCGCCATCCGGTCCCGTCTCGGGGAGGCGGCGGTGGCGATCTTCTGCGACCTCGAGACCTCGATCAAGACCGACACCGGGAAGACACCGGTGCCCGGCGGCGCCGTCCATCCTCTCACCCGCTACGTCATGAATTACCTCAAATATGCATGTGAATACAAGAACACATTGGAGCAGATCTTCCGAGATTACCAGAGATCTGAGAGGCCGTCATCCTACGACGATGATGGCGATGATGCGCCGTCGGACAGCACTAGCAACCATGAGAACAAAGAAAACAACAACAATGCAGATGATCCAAACCCATTTGCAGAGCAATTGATGGAGGTGATGGAATTGTTGCACGCGAATTTGGAGTCCAAATCCAAACTCTACAAGGATCAGGCACTGTGCAACATATTCTTGATGAACAATGGGAGGTACATCATGAAGAAGATCAAGGGGGCGGCGGAGATCAATGAGCTGCTCGGCGATGCATGGTGCCGGAAGAGGTCATCGGATCTGAGGCAGTACCATAAGAACTACCAGCGGGAGACGTGGTCGAAGGTGCTCGCTTGTTTCAGGGATGGAGGCCTAAATGTGAAGGGGAATGTGTCGAAGCCGGTGCTGAAGGAGCGATTCAAGAGCTTCAACGCCATGTTCGACGAAATCCTCAAGACGCAGAGCTCATGGGTGGTGAGCGACGAGCAGTTGCAGTCGGAGCTGAGGGTGTCCATATCGGCGGTGGTGGTGCCGGCATACCGGTCGTTTCTGGGGCGGTACTCGCAGTACCTCGACCCCGGGAGGCAGACGGAAAAGTACATCAAGTTTGGGGCGGATGACCTCGAGAATTATATTGATGAGCTCTTCGATGGCAATCCTTCCTCCATGGCAAGGAGGAGGACATGAGAGGGGGTGAGAGTTGGGGGAGGTGCGATTCCTGTCATATTTattatcttccttttttttttttttttttttttttttgctgttttTACTTGTGTTAAGAGTTGGAATGAAGAGAGGGAACGTGTCATATTCTGTTAAGAGACAGAGATGCATGTAATAGCTTGAGGTCTGTATTCGTTCGATTATGTTCTTAAACATTCAAGAAATGACAAATTCTGGCATATCTCCGTGCTTACAATTCATGAAACCATTCGTGTTTGCTCTAAATGCAGCTAGTGCTATACTTCTATCTAGCTCCGTGTTCAGAATTCTCCAAGTTCCTTTTTGAGTTCAAAATGCAATATGGTGGGAGCCCGGTGTGCCTAAATTAGTCTGCACTCCTTCAGCCAAAACCAGACCAAACCTTCAGAAGCTGTTTTCAGGTTGAAAACATTTGTTAGTACTCCAAAGATTTTATTATGCTGGGCCTAGAACATTGACATGAAACCGAGCGACCAACTATTTGAGGtggtacttaaaattttttagcaagTTTTCGGTGCTTACATATTGATA
The DNA window shown above is from Elaeis guineensis isolate ETL-2024a chromosome 8, EG11, whole genome shotgun sequence and carries:
- the LOC105049869 gene encoding exocyst complex component EXO70C1-like, with product MEKAQPLPPQKSNSFSSSSREEKLRESNRSLSFGAIKLEDRHQKKETDYNREDRIKEGKEINADEKQEEKEEATKENFQEAEPNFIAISEEIDHFLAILVSLQDAQFQISEPPELPESNIETFIAMLEMEIATYESGEQKWSPDHDEICLLDAFNRLHKLTSALTPLSSNAKYNHAMNRTGSALHHAMAFLEDEFFSLLDENSRAKQQDPGSASSKTKRPPSFSRPQQQPQQQHEQDRCILPSAESSTHEDSPTYPPDVVERLRGIAAAMISAGYVTECSEVFAVARHNAFYAGLSSLGFEKIGIDDVQKMAWDSLEGEIATWIRAFRHSITVSFPSERELFDIVFSGHQEIANSLFSDLALRAVFQLLNFAEAVAMTKRSTEKLFKMLDIYESLRDLMPTIDAILSVEANEEEESASSPAMDLKSEISAIRSRLGEAAVAIFCDLETSIKTDTGKTPVPGGAVHPLTRYVMNYLKYACEYKNTLEQIFRDYQRSERPSSYDDDGDDAPSDSTSNHENKENNNNADDPNPFAEQLMEVMELLHANLESKSKLYKDQALCNIFLMNNGRYIMKKIKGAAEINELLGDAWCRKRSSDLRQYHKNYQRETWSKVLACFRDGGLNVKGNVSKPVLKERFKSFNAMFDEILKTQSSWVVSDEQLQSELRVSISAVVVPAYRSFLGRYSQYLDPGRQTEKYIKFGADDLENYIDELFDGNPSSMARRRT